GGAACGGGTCCCTCGGGAAGCAGTCCCAGCGGAGGGGAAGGGGCCTCCCCAGGCAGAAGGCTCAGCAGGAGTGGGGGGGTCATTGTCAGGTGGACGTGGGGGCTCTGGGAAGGGATAGgttcaaggtcacccagcttATGGCTGAGCTGGGGGTCACATCGGCCTGACCCTAGGGTCCAGGCCTTCTCCCAcacttactcattcattcactcattcaccaaGCTCGCTCTCTGTGCTTGGTGCTGGGGGTACGATGGAGCCCATGAGGGACCTCCCAGAGCTCACTCCCcgtgggggggggtgcagaggctAGAGGAGGGGAGCCTAACCCACTGAGGAGTTCACCAGGCAAAAGTGCAAGGGGGCCCATGGAGGGAGGACAGGGTGCCCCAGGCAGAGGAGCAACAGCGGAGCCACGGAGGAGGCAGATGGAGGGACAAAGAAGCATCTGGAAAGCAAACTCCAACGAGCCAAGCAACCAACCATCAAAACTATGGAGCTGGAGCTTGGGGGGTGGGGCGAGGCAAGTGGGGAGAgcaaggctggggagggggcccaCCTGCTGGGCCGGTAACCTGGGGTGTGTGGGGAGTGCAGGTGGGCTTTCCGAAGGGAATGGGAGATCCCGGAAGAGGTAGGAAAGCACCTGCCCAAGGGGGCTCCAGGAAGAAGGAGGGACCCACAGGGACCAAGGACATGGGGTGGGACTCAGAGCAGGGGTGGCAGGGGGCGGCAGGGGGCCCTTCCTTCCCCACGAGGGGGTATCCAGCGCAGGCCTTGCGCAGTTAGCTGGACTCGGGGTGTGGCCTGTTCACTCGTGGTGCAACCGGAGGTGGGGTCCCCGCCCGGGACTCCGTACCCCAGCATCCCCAGAGGGGACCTGCTCACTGCGCAGCATTTTCTAGGCTTTCCTTCTTCCCCACGCATCCCAAAGGGCTAGACTTGAGTTCCAGCCCTTGTCACCTCCTGGGGGACCGTGGGGtcaggcttctccctccctgACCTCACCGACCTCACCGTCCTCCTCTAGACCTGCGAATGAGGGTAAAATAGCTCACGTGACACGGCtaagagcccagtgaggggcctTTGTGAGCGTCCTCGGGGCTCCCCAGGCGTACACACTGCAGGGACGTGTGTCACAGGCGCAGCACAGCGTGGGGCACCAGGTAAGGGCCTGCACGCGGCGGGGATTACGCAAGGTGAGCGTGCCCCGTGTCCACTAGAGGGCAGCAGAGGACTTCTAGAAAGTCCACCCGGGTTTGCTCTGCGGACTCCTCGCAGACCCGAGCGGAGGCCTAGAGCAAAGGCCCACAGAAGGGGTAAAAGCAGCGCTGGACCCTGGCCTTCCTCGCCCAGGTCGGCTTACGACCCCCTGGCGAGTGCAGACCACTCAGCCTCTACCTTGGCCTGTCCCCCTCCAGCTACCGAGCTGGATGCTTACATCGGGCCGTTTAGAAAGTTTCCtcgggggcctgggtggctcagtcggttaagcgtctgccttcggctcaggtcacgatcctggggtccagggatcgagtccccacatcagggtctctgctcagcagtctgctgctccctctgcctgctgctccccttgcttgtgctcactcacacactctctctaataaataaataaaattaaaaaaaaaaaaagaaaaagaacggTTTCCTGGGAGATCCTCCCGGCGAACCAGGCTTGGGTGCCACTGCTTTAGACCACCAGGGCGGATTAAATTCCTACAACATGCCAGGCCCCTCGCGGGGCGCCCCCCAAGCGCATCTTACAGAAGCTTCCATCACTTTACTACAACGGTTGCTCTATGtcacagatagggaaactgaggcacagctgGCGCAGAGCAGGCGGgtcatccccctccccacctggcaGGAGTCAGGCTTACGCAGGCCTGTCCCCCCGACCCCCCAGCCTAGAGCGTGCCCGTGCCTGCCACACCCACCAAGGGCTATGCTGGGCTcttagcaggtgctcagtgaacACACACCAATTGAGTTCCTAAGCACCGGGACGGAGAACCGGCCCCAAGAAGGCCCACCCAGCGGGAAGGCAGCCGAGCGAGGCTGGGAGATCGGAGTCGCTCCTCTGAGTCCTTAAATCACGACCAGTGAATGACGGGGAGGCTCAAGGACACAGTCCACCCGAGATGCAAAGGGGCTTTGCGCCAGGACGGCGTTTCCTCGAGTCCCCAGGTTTGAATTCGTCTGTGCTTGGGAGGACTCgttggggcctgggtggaggGTGGACCCCCGGGACTTCACCTTTCCGGATCGGAGTTTTCCCTTCTGTTGAATGGGGTGAAGAGGAGCTCAGGGGGAGGGAAATGAGCGGGGACGTGTCATGTTCTCGCTCCTTGGACAAGCAGAGGGGAGTGTGCCCTTGGACGTTGTCACTCTAGCCTCCCGACTGCGGGAGGCGGACTGCGGGAGGGGCCGCCTCGCTTGCAGAGTGCGTCACTTCAGAGCTGCGTGTCCTTGTGACCCGGGGGACAGAGCTCGGGACTCACCCTCAGGCTCCCTTTGCGCAGCTCAGGAAAGGGCTTTCCCCGGGGAGTAAACGTCCAGGGAGCTGCCTGTGGCTAGGGCGACGACACCGGTCCATGAAGGCAGGGCCTCCAGGGGCCTGCCCTGACTCTTGGCCCACCCAGTTCATCACCCAATGTCCTCGGGCAGATGAAAATAGCTCTTTTCCAAAGCCTCGAGGCAAGCTGGGCCTTTTTGGAAAGTCCCCGGGGCCCTCCGTCCATGAAGATGAGTCAATGGCTCTGAGCCCCGGCAGGGCGGCGCGGGCTGTCCCCGGCTGTTGCACCGGACGGCGGGACGGCCACTCTCTCCCCGCGACGGTCCACGCTGGAAGAGCCACCGAGGGGAAGGAGCCGGCAGGGTGACCGCCCACCAGTTCCCGGGTCCGAAATGACCGGAGAGCAGATACTGCCACAATTCCTCTCCTGCAAGTACAGGAACGCTGCTTGTTTGTGCGGACGGCATCCGTCGTTAATAATAGTCAGCATTCGTAGAGCACGGACCGGGTGCCAGGCTCGGCCTCAgcagtttatttcttttctttattttgaagacgttatttatttatccatgagagacacagagagaggcagagacacaggcagagggagaagcaggctccatgcagggagcccgatgcgggactcgatcccaggaccccggggtcacaccctgagctgaaggcagatgcccaaccactgagccccccaggcgcccctgtgccTACGTTTTAGCAAAGAACTGTGCTCAGCCCAGCAAGCTCCCCTCCCCCTGATACTATCAAGGCCTTGCCGGCCTTTGGCAAGAATCCGGTCAGTGACGGCAGGGCCGGGCCAGGCTGGCTCCCACGGGGGGTCGGCTGCGGGGCAGGCTTCGAGGCCCCGCTCCTGACTCGGGTCCTGCTGTGTCACTACAGCACCACCTGTTTGCAAGGGTGGCTGCAGCTCCCGGGTCGTGGCAGGCCCGCGCCCACCTGCACCAGCGTGAAAACAAAGGAAGAGGACTGTTGGGCAGCTTGACAAGGACCCGGCCCTGGAAAAAGTCATCTGCGGGAACACAAAACCTTCCCTCAGAGGGGCTGAGCGCACCCCGTTGTGCACCAAACCGAAGGTGAATGTGGGGCAAAGGCATCATCAGACAACGGggagagacccagggagaaggGGGGACGCACGTCGGAACGAAGGCCACAGAGGGGGTCCATGCGGATAGGCAGTCGGCTCTTCACCCTCTCACGCTGTCTGCACCTTGGGGGGTCGAGCTTGGGGCTCATGGCCCAGAGGAGACTCAAAGGCGACCCAAGGACCCGCAGGCGTGTTCTTCCGTCAGCTTGTGTGCCCCACGATGACGCCGCCAGCCATGCCCCTGTTCCCGCGCCGGCCTGGAGGGGTGGGGTTCACAGGGGCCTGGAGAATTCAGCCAGGACTCTAGACTTCTAGATCGGTCTCCAGATTTGCCAGCATTCTAGAAACGCCTGGATGGCCTTCCAAGCTCTGCTGAACATCCTCATCCCGAGCCAAAGAGTCCAGAGAATCCCTCCCAGTTTCTACACAGCGTTGTAAGGTTTCCGAGAGATCATTTAAGGATTTGGTATTCTGGAAAATTCCTACAGTGCTTTAGGATTCCCTAGAGCTTCCCTCAATTCTTCATGTGACAGACACCTTCCAGGCTTGACAGTTCTGGAGAACGGCTACCCTATTTCCAGAGAACTGCCCCCCCAAATTCCAGCGTCCTGTGGAAGGCCTGTAGGGTTCAGGCCTCCCTCCAAAAGCGCCCTCTGGAGTCCTCAAGCTCTCAGCCAGGACCCCTGTGTCAGGAGAGTCTTGATGCATTATGGGGTCCTCTGGAATTCCCCCAGGGATTCAGGATTCTGGACACGTGGCCGTTCCTAGAGTGAGGATGACCCGGAGACGGGCACACGGCCTGTGAGGTGGGGCGCTGGAGACTCGTGTCCTTGAGTGTCTCTCTGCGGAAGTCAGTGGCGGTTCTGCTGAGCTGGAACTAGGAGCCTGGAAAATCCTGGCTGGCTCCAGCCGGAGGAGGACTCCTCCAAACACGAATTGAACCAGCAATAGCCAGGGTCCCCCTGGGTGGTCCTGTCCACGCTCCCCAGGCCGGAGGAGAGCTCTCACGCTCGGTGCCAGGGGTCGTCCCCGCCTGGGGCTGGAGACCTCCCAGCACGCGGCCCGACACAGCGAGAGATGAGCGCTCGGGGAGGGGCGGAGCCCAGGCTCGGACCTGCCCAGCCACCGCCACCGGAGCCCAGGTGGCACCAGAATTccttagagagaaagaggcggCCGTGTGGCATCAGCCGGGTGACAGCCGGGTGCACCTTCAGGTCTCTGCACGAGCGTCACTGCCCGCGGCCTCTCCCGGTCCCCCTGCTTAGGGCAGCGCCCACCCTGGCAGGTGGACCTCTCGCTAGATTTTGCTCCATGGCATTTATCACCCAGTTCCCTGTACTCCGCtctttttcttgcttgtttttgTCTGTGTTCTGCGAGGGAAGGATTCTCAGGCTTTGTTCAATGCTGGCCCAGGGTGGGTCCCCCAAGGGGATCTGTTGAACGgatttttatggttgttttttttttgcacccagaTCATCGATTTCGTCAAATGGCCCATGTTGACCAAAAGGTACCTTTGGCTAAACCGTCTGCCCCAAGCAAGGCCTGGTGCCCTACTCTTTCCATCTGGAAGTGGATTCAATCCCCACGACTGTCACGGGGGCAGGTGACATGCGACCATGTGTGGTTCACTCTCTGGACTCCACGAACCGCGGCCCACTCTGCCCGCCCAGAGCCTGTGGGTCTGGTCattacacccccacccccacccgcccccgtCCTGGGCTCTGCCTCCCAGAGCAATGGCCTTCCACGGCGTCTCCGCTGCCGAACCCCCTAGCGTGGGACACCCGGCCGCTGTGAGCTTCCCGGGCAGAGCCAGCTTGTCCCTCGTCAGGCCTGTTCACCGCCCCGGTTTGCATCCATGCCCGtagtgttgaatgaatgaatgagccccACGGGTCTCAGTTTCCCTAACTATAAAGTGGGGGCGTTAGATTAGCCCCAGTGGCTTCTTCTCTAGTGAGGTCTTGCCACCAGCACCCCCAGTGTCTCATGTCCCGCCTGGACCTTCCCCAAACTGTAGACCCGTTGCTTCCTCCTGGGATTCAGATATTCTTCACCTCCTGACCCTCCTTGAACTCAAGAGACAGGGAGCctcacccccccccgccccccgccgctaACTGGCTGAATGCCAGAAGGTGACTCTGGGAGGAGGGTTCGAGGCCTGCCCGAGGTCACGGCAAGTCTGTGGCATCAGAACTCGGATCTCGTGGTTCCTCCGGCACCAGGGCACGTGCAGCTGGCACAGGCATGAGCTGGCACCCGTCCTCCTGCACGGACCTCCCGCACGGACATGCTCGTCATTCGATCTCCCCACATCCGCGCAGGTGCATGTAGTAGTTGCTCAGTTGAGTCCTGGGCACCATATGAAGGAGATGGCAACCTGGACTATTCCTGATCAGAAGGGGCACGCACCTCTGCCGAGAGTccttgcccctcctcaccccccccccgAGGGCCCCTCCTCTCTGggatgccccaggccgaaggaaGTGCCTGAGGTGTGGCCCCGGGACCCGGGACCCGAGACAGGACCAGCCACACTCAGAGCCGACGCCtctgtttattcatctatttCATCACCTGttcctggcttctcccaaatCCAGTGTCATCTCCCACAGTCTGGGGCcccaccctccctctgctcccctctgctcccaccaGCCCCTACCCGCAGCCCCCGGGCACTACCCTCTGCCCAGAGCAGCTGCACTGAGCGGACGGGGAGACCGAGCCCGGGAGCGCAGAGCCCAGCCAAGGTCACACGGTGCACTCCTGGCTTCCTGCTGTGCCCTCAGCAGGGCGGGAGGACGCGGCTGGGGCTCCGTGCAGCCTCGCTGGGGGGTGGCTGGCCCCGGCCGCGTCGCAGGGAGCTGCCAATCTGGTCTCTGAGGGCCTCCAGTCTCCGGGCCAGGTTTGGAACTGCAGCCCCACCTGGGGAGCACAGCAACAGAGACTCGAGGCCGTGCTCCCTtgcgcccctccccgcccagaCCCATCAGCGTCCCCACACTCTCTGGGGAAGCCTCAGGTGGGCCCCCGCCCCTCAACATACACCACGGGCTCCTGCACCCATCGGGACATACGGGTGGCCCCAGGAAGAGAATTCCCAAGTTTGGGAACTGGGAAGATGTCACAATCGCCTCTCAACACACATCCTACCTCAGAGATGGGAAGACTGAGGTCTGGAGAGGGTGGGTTCTGGCccaagatctctctctctcacacacacacacacacacacacacctccctctctctcttcttcacctCTCAGCACTGGTGGTGTGTTCGGGGTCCCCATGGGcagggggggtgcagagggtaccacctcctcctccatcaGCATCTCCGCCAGGACTCGGGTCTGAGTCCAGTCGCTATGACTCCTGGGCCAGGGGGGGTTGGGTGGTGGGAGGTGAGCCTTCGAGGTCCCAAGCCTCTCCCTCCCCGCCCAGCATCCCAGGGCTGGCCCACCTTTCTCTGGGACACTTGGCAGAGCCAGGGTTGCCTGGGGGGGCCCAGGGCGGGGGCTGGGCACACAGGGGCATGTCACCTGGGGCCTTAGGGCTCATCACCTGCAGGAAAGACCAGAGCCCGCACTGGGTGACCCTGCCTCTGCGGGCCCCACCTTCCTGGCGCCCCCATGGCTCCACCATCTCCGCTGACCGAGCCTGTCTCCGCGGGGCACCAGGAATATCAGGTGACCTCAAAAGGGGCAGGGTCTGGGTCCCCTTTTCTGCAGGCATCAGGTGGCCCTCCCTTCGTACTGTCCTCCCTGGAGATGAGGaactccctgagggcaggaatCACACCAGGTCTATGTCTGAATCCTCGGTGCccgaacagggcctggcacaaagcTGGGCACTTGGGGGAGAGGGACTGAACGAGCTGATGAACACGTCAGTGGGTAACATGCGAGGGAAAGGGTGAGTGAGCCAGCGGCTCCGTGGGCTCCTGAAAGGCGGCAggatggcgggggtggggggtgggggggtgggtaacCAGCCCTTCTGAACCCTGCATGGGAGCCCAAAGGTCCCCCCTCACCCCATGATGCAGCCTAGGACCCCAGAATTctggagccccccaggctgctgaCCCCCTGGATCAGTCTCCAGctccccccacttccctctccccgcctcccccaccccctcgctTCCCCCTTTCCTACCTGGGGCAGGTGGAAATCCCTACGTGGGCAGGCCCAGTGGGCCAGGGGTGCTCGGCACAGGGGACAGAGGtggcagcaggggcagcagcagaggggTGGCAGGGCCTGCAGGAGGGCGTGTTAGACGCTTCGGGCCGTTGCTGCCGCTCACCCCTCCCAGCTGGGCAGAGACTCACGGGGCACGGGGCAGCTGGCACCATCACACAGGGACACGGTGGGGCCGGGCCAGGGCGTGGCTGGGGACCGTAGCAGGCACAGAGGAGGCGCCTGGAGGGAACAGGGCGTCTGTGCCTACAGCCCGCAGGCCAGCACCAGGGCCTACGTGCCAGGGACCGTTCTCAAGGCTTTACACACGAGCTCGGTCAGTCCAAGCTTCACAACAGCCCCACAAAGCAAGCCCCGCACGATCCCCAGTTTATAGAAGGGGAAGCCCAGGCAGGGAGAAGTGAAAGGACtcagccaaggtcacacagcagagctGAAGTGAACCCAGGCGGTCTGGGTCCGGAGGTCAGACTCCCCACCGGCCAGGTCACCGGGCCACCCTCTCCCGCCTGCCCTGTGTCCCGAGGCCCGCCTCCCGCGCTGCCCGCCGCACTCACCGCTCCAGCTCGTGGACCTGCTGGGCCAGGAGGCGCTGTTCATCCCGGGCCCGGGCCTGGCTACTCTGCAGCTGGCTCTTTTCCTTcctgggaggagcaggccccaggAAGGTGAGAGGAGGCACAGCTACCGCCGGGGGTATGGGTGAGGCCCCCTCTCTGCGGGGGAGTACGAGCCCCGGGAGCAAGGCGGGACAGAAGGGTAGCCACGGGTAGGGAGCGGGTAGCTCGGCAGGGGCAACCCAGGGGGTTGGGATGGGGCACGGAGGCCCCCGGCTCAGGTGTGCCCTACCTGAGCCTCTCGTTCTCCAGCATGAACTCCTGTAGCATCCCATAGAGATTCCGCTGGGCCCAGGCCACCCGAGCCCCACTGAGCCTtgaggctgcaggggagggggagacggCTGGGTCCACAGGAGCCCCAGACCCTCTCCtcgccccacccctgcctccaggGAGCTCATACCCTTGGGGTCTATTTGCCCCAGTTGGGCCCGCAGGCAACGGTTCTCCTCCTGGAGCTGCAGCATCTCAATCTCCAAACGCGGGGGTTGCTTTGCCACAGGTGACTGCAGAGAAGGAAGCCCAGAGCTGCTGTTTACGGTTGCACGAGCTGTGCACTGCACAAGGGCTTCCGGGGGTGGGCGAGTAGGAGCCGCGCTTCACTGGCAGCCTGAGCATCCTGGCACAAGGCTACATCCACCTGCAGGAGGCACCCTGTCCTGATGGTATCAAAGTGCCAGTAGCCTTAGCTGCATGCCGGGAGCGCCTACTCCCAGCGGGACCCTGTTCCAAACCCTGGCCCAGATTCTGACCCCAAATGAGACACTACGTCAGACCTCAACTCAACTCAGACTTAATCGCGGTACCAACTGGAATCCTGGCTATGCCCTGAATCATGTCCCAGATCAGACCAGACCCCCAGACGTGCCCTAACGCGGCCCGAGAGCCTGACCCCACCCTACCCAATCACAGCCCCATCATCAGGGCTCTGACTCAGTCCCAGACCTCCCATGACACCACACAGGCTCCGGCTACTGCCCGAGCCCCACCTGTCTCCTCTACCTGTCCCCTCCATTCACCTTGGGGGCCTGTGGCCGAGTGGTGACCCGCTGAGCTCGGCTCGCATATCGCAGGGTGCTGAGAGTCTCGGgaaggcactgggctgaaggggACACGCAGGCCACCTGCGGGGGGTCCGCCTGTGAGTGCTCCTCTCCGGGCCCCCGCCCTCTGGAGCCATCGCCCCCTGCCAGCCCCCCTCGGGTACCATGAGGGTGAGCCCGCGTCCCCCCAGCGAGTCTGCGAGCAGCTTGGTGAGCTTGCTGTCCCGGAAGGGGATGTGGCTCTGCCTCCGCTGTGGGTCCAGCAGCAGGGAGATGCAGTGACCTGGGTGGGGGCGCAAAGCCAGCAAGGTTACAGCTCTCATCCGAGGGCGCCCGGCCAGTACGCACGGAGCTGGGATCTCCACCCAGGCCCGTGTGACCCGAAAATCCCCCTTCCCACAAGATCTGGTTACTCGGTCAGACTGGCCTCTGCCACCAGACTGGGGCTCCTGAGGGCAGAGACGGCCTCATCCACCCCCGAGCTCCAGGGCCACCAACAGACCTGAACACCCCTGAACCGGGCTGGGGTGCAGGAAATGTCTGACAAACGGACTGAATGAAGGAGTTCCCCGAAAATCTCCCCACACGTGCcgcagagggaggctgggggcccaGCCCCGAAGGAGCTCAGGGCCCAGTGGCCAGGGGTGGGCGTGGGAGGGTCACTGCCCTTCCCCCccttgggcctcagtctcccccagCGCCCACGGGACAGGCTGAAGGTCGGAGGGCTCGTACTCTGCACTCGagtgtttctctctcaaatagaaatGTACCTTTATAAACTCTCAGGCTTCACAGACTCGTGAAGTCCGAAGAGGGGAGGCACCAGCCAATAGCGGGGGAAGGACAAGGGAGGCATGTGGCTCCTGGGTCACTGCTCTTGACCCTCCCAAGCCCCCTGCATTCCGTCTCCTCTGGTTTCCCCCACAGCTGGGGGTCAGGCTCAGAGGGGACTCGAGGCGTCCGCCCGGCGGCCCCACGTCTCACCCAGGGCCAGCAGGCTGCGGTTGATGCTGTTCGCCTCGAGCATCAGCTCCCCGCGGGATCCTGTGGCCGCCACCTTCTCGCTGCCAGCCAGGTCTACAAAGCACAGCTTCCCCCCAACGGGGGGCTCCCCGGGGTCCGCTGGAGGCATCTGTGGGGCAGGGGGATCGGGGCTCGATGGGGACTCGGGAGCGGCCGTCCCCACCAAAGTCACAAAGCCGAGGATTTCCACTATTACCTCCGCGCATGCCCAAGTTGGTTTGTACATCCAGAGGCCGACCCTCGTGGGTGGCCCCGGGCCAGCTGCTTCCCCACGTGGGGACACTCACAGTTTGGCGGCTGATGTAGAGCGTGAGCAGGGCATGGCTTCGGCTGGAGGCCTGGTTCAGGGTGTGAGCTGAGCTCCGACGGCGGCTGAGACCTAGAGGGGAGAACAGCAGCAGCTGCACCCGGCAGGAAGAGCAGGTGCTCACCGATACGGATAAGGCAGCGCGGGCATCCTGGGAGAGGGGCCCGGGCAAAGGTGCGGGGCTGCCTCTAGCACGGACGCGTGAAAGGAAGATGGTGAGAACTGAGCAGAGGAACGTCAGTCAGATTCACGCCTTAGGAACACCTCTCCCGTTGTgtggagagagagactgaggcagaaaGACCAGCTCTGGGCACAACTCTGGGGCCAGGACCAGAGTCCGCTGTCCCTGATGCCTGCCACGGGGtggctgctcaataaatatctgatgaATGCATGGGACGCAAGGACATCGTGGGCTGGCCCAAGAGGTATGACCTGTACCATCAAGAAACCGGAGAGGTCCGGGGGCCTGGAGAGGAAGAGGGATGTGGTTTGCAGCACGCGGGGGAACAGACTGGAAGGGCAGGGCCCTGGGACGGAGAGACCATGACCCTGACCACACCCTGCCGAGTGTGGTCGGAATCATCAGGGTTCCCAGAGTCTGGACAGCAGAATCTGcaagcctggggtggggtggggtgaacATCTCTGGGCTGTGTCTGAATTGTTGGCTTGCTGGCCCTTTTCCCCTGCACGGGTCACCTCAACCCACAGCTCCAGCCAGGGGCTCCGAACGGCTGAGGAatgggtgccccccaccccagagcacCCCTGCAGTAGTACGCACGCACCCATTTGCAGAAGTTCCATCAGGGCCCCCAGACTCCCAAACTCCACCACCCGCAGCTGCTCCACATAGAAGCCCCGGGTCTTGTTCCAGCGGACAGGCAGGGGCCGGGCAGATCCCAGGCTCAGGAGGTCTCGAACCTGAGACAAGGGCGGTGGGTGAGGGAAGGGCCCTGAGCCCACGTTCCATCCGCCCCCAGACCTTACGGACGACAGTCCCCCAGCCTCCTCTGTCCCTTGACCCATGTTCCTGGGAGAGAAATGCCCCCTCTCCCCTGAGGGCTGTCATTCATCTCCGTCTCCCACCTGCTCATTGTAGATCTCCAAATAGGAGGCCCGGAGGGTGACAGGTGCACCCAGGTGCTGCACGCGGTCCAACAGCCAGGCGAAGGTCCTCTGCATGATGCCAGCTAGGTTGGGGGGCACGGGCACCCCCTCGCCCTGGGGGCAGAGACAGCTGAGCCAGGGGCTGGATCCTGATCATCGCAGCGCCAAGCAGCAGTCGTAACTGCCCTCGTGGAGGACTGCCCTCTGCGCCCCAACCGTGCCCCTTCCGAGACACCGCCGAGTCCTCGGTCGGAACCGTCGCTTGCGCTTAGAGGCCCGCCCCGACGGCCACTAAGTAAAGCGGACAAAGGTGGCTGCGCATCGGGCAAGTGCCTTCACCTCTCCGggtcctcagtttcctcgtctgcaAGTAAACGGGCCTGGGCTGCACGCAGGCCCTGCCCCCCTGGAAGCCTGCGCCGCCTGCCCGCCCGcggctccccagggctccccagggctccccagggctCCGGCCCggtccccgcccgccccccgcccgccccccgcccgcggggCTGCACCTGCTCGGCGCACCTGCGGAGGAGGCCCGGTCAGGGTGTAGGTCTTCCCGGAGCCCGTCTGGCCGAAGGTGAAGACGGTGCAGGAGAAGCTGCGGGCGGCAGGGGCGCGGCtgggcccggggcggcggggtgggggtcaggggtcgcggaccccggggcgggggggggtgctggGCCCGGGCGCCCGCCTCACTCACCCCCGCAGCGCCAGCTCCCCCAGGCGCCGCACCCCGCACGCCCGGAACACGTCCTCCTGCGAGCGCGCCCCGTCCAGCACCGCGCCGAAGCGGAACGCCACGTCGGGGCCGCCGCCCGGGGGGCTCACCTGGGGGaggggcgcaggggcggggcctgggacacGGTCGGgggcggcaggggcggggcgcgctgggggcggggcctgggacacGGGGCGgggcggcaggggcggggcgagctgggggcggggcctgggacacGGTCGgggcggcaggggcggggcccgctgggggcggggcctggggcggggcctgggacacGGTCGGaggcggcagggggcggggcctggggcacGGTCAGGGGTggcaggggcggggcgcggcCTGGGACACGGtcagggggcagggggccgggcGAGATGGGCGGGGCCtggtccgggggcggggcctgggacacAGTCGGGAGGGGACGAcagagggggcggggcgcgctgggggcggggcctgggacacGGGGGGGGCgaccggggggcggggcctgggacacGGGGCGgggcggcaggggcggggcgagctgggggcggggcctgggacagGGTCAGGGccggcaggggcggggcctgggacacGGGGCGGGACGGCAGGGGCGGGgcgagctgggggcggggcctgggacacGGTCAGGGGTGGCAGGGGCGGGGcgcgctgggggcggggcctgggacacGGTCAGGGGCGGTAGGGGCGGGGCCtggtccgggggcggggcctgggacacAGTCGGGGCGGGGCTcactggcggggggcggggcctgggacacAGTCGGGAGGGGACggcagagggg
This sequence is a window from Canis aureus isolate CA01 chromosome 10, VMU_Caureus_v.1.0, whole genome shotgun sequence. Protein-coding genes within it:
- the KIF12 gene encoding kinesin-like protein KIF12 isoform X2, with the translated sequence MEKRGSPDGDPARSLEQGPEGLEGPETPIQVVLRVRPMSAAELRRGEQSALHCSGTRTLQVSPPGGGPDVAFRFGAVLDGARSQEDVFRACGVRRLGELALRGFSCTVFTFGQTGSGKTYTLTGPPPQGEGVPVPPNLAGIMQRTFAWLLDRVQHLGAPVTLRASYLEIYNEQVRDLLSLGSARPLPVRWNKTRGFYVEQLRVVEFGSLGALMELLQMGLSRRRSSAHTLNQASSRSHALLTLYISRQTVSVPTWGSSWPGATHEGRPLDVQTNLGMRGDASSGPRGAPRWGEAVLCRPGWQREGGGHRIPRGADARGEQHQPQPAGPGSLHLPAAGPTAEAEPHPLPGQQAHQAARRLAGGTRAHPHGGLRVPFSPVPSRDSQHPAICEPSSAGHHSATGPQGEWRGQSPVAKQPPRLEIEMLQLQEENRCLRAQLGQIDPKASRLSGARVAWAQRNLYGMLQEFMLENERLRKEKSQLQSSQARARDEQRLLAQQVHELERPWCWPAGCRHRRPVPSRRLLCACYGPQPRPGPAPPCPCVMVPAAPCPALPPLCCCPCCHLCPLCRAPLAHWACPRRDFHLPQVMSPKAPGDMPLCAQPPPWAPPGNPGSAKCPRERSHSDWTQTRVLAEMLMEEEVVPSAPPLPMGTPNTPPVLRGGAAVPNLARRLEALRDQIGSSLRRGRGQPPPSEAARSPSRVLPPC
- the KIF12 gene encoding kinesin-like protein KIF12 isoform X1; its protein translation is MEKRGSPDGDPARSLEQGPEGLEGPETPIQVVLRVRPMSAAELRRGEQSALHCSGTRTLQVSPPGGGPDVAFRFGAVLDGARSQEDVFRACGVRRLGELALRGFSCTVFTFGQTGSGKTYTLTGPPPQGEGVPVPPNLAGIMQRTFAWLLDRVQHLGAPVTLRASYLEIYNEQVRDLLSLGSARPLPVRWNKTRGFYVEQLRVVEFGSLGALMELLQMGLSRRRSSAHTLNQASSRSHALLTLYISRQTVSVPTWGSSWPGATHEGRPLDVQTNLGMRGDASSGPRGAPRWGEAVLCRPGWQREGGGHRIPRGADARGEQHQPQPAGPGSLHLPAAGPTAEAEPHPLPGQQAHQAARRLAGGTRAHPHGGLRVPFSPVPSRDSQHPAICEPSSAGHHSATGPQGEWRGQSPVAKQPPRLEIEMLQLQEENRCLRAQLGQIDPKASRLSGARVAWAQRNLYGMLQEFMLENERLRKEKSQLQSSQARARDEQRLLAQQVHELERPWCWPAGCRHRRPVPSRRLLCACYGPQPRPGPAPPCPCVMVPAAPCPALPPLCCCPCCHLCPLCRAPLAHWACPRRDFHLPQVMSPKAPGDMPLCAQPPPWAPPGNPGSAKCPRERSHSDWTQTRVLAEMLMEEEVVPSAPPLPMGTPNTPPVLRGEEEREGGGAAVPNLARRLEALRDQIGSSLRRGRGQPPPSEAARSPSRVLPPC
- the KIF12 gene encoding kinesin-like protein KIF12 isoform X9, producing MEKRGSPDGDPARSLEQGPEGLEGPETPIQVVLRVRPMSAAELRRGEQSALHCSGTRTLQVSPPGGGPDVAFRFGAVLDGARSQEDVFRACGVRRLGELALRGFSCTVFTFGQTGSGKTYTLTGPPPQGEGVPVPPNLAGIMQRTFAWLLDRVQHLGAPVTLRASYLEIYNEQVRDLLSLGSARPLPVRWNKTRGFYVEQLRVVEFGSLGALMELLQMGLSRRRSSAHTLNQASSRSHALLTLYISRQTVSVPTWGSSWPGATHEGRPLDVQTNLGMRGDASSGPRGAPRWGEAVLCRPGWQREGGGHRIPRGADARGEQHQPQPAGPGSLHLPAAGPTAEAEPHPLPGQQAHQAARRLAGGTRAHPHGGLRVPFSPVPSRDSQHPAICEPSSAGHHSATGPQGEWRGQSPVAKQPPRLEIEMLQLQEENRCLRAQLGQIDPKGMSSLEAGVGRGEGLGLLWTQPSPPPLQPQGSVGLGWPGPSGISMGCYRSSCWRTRGSGRKRASCRVARPGPGMNSASWPSRSTSWSGASSVPATVPSHALARPHRVPV